The proteins below are encoded in one region of Buttiauxella gaviniae:
- the rplM gene encoding 50S ribosomal protein L13, whose protein sequence is MKTFTAKPETVQRDWFVVDADGKTLGRLATELARRLRGKHKAEYTPHVDTGDYIIVLNAEKVAVTGNKRTDKVYYHHTGHIGGIKQATFEEMIARRPERVIEIAVKGMLPKGPLGRAMFRKLKVYAGNEHNHAAQQPQVLDI, encoded by the coding sequence ATGAAAACTTTTACAGCTAAACCAGAAACCGTACAACGCGACTGGTTCGTTGTTGATGCTGACGGTAAGACCTTAGGTCGTCTGGCTACTGAATTGGCTCGCCGTCTGCGCGGTAAGCATAAAGCGGAATACACTCCGCACGTTGATACTGGTGATTACATCATCGTTCTGAACGCAGAAAAAGTTGCTGTAACCGGCAACAAGCGTACTGACAAAGTGTATTACCATCACACCGGCCACATCGGTGGTATTAAACAAGCGACCTTTGAAGAGATGATTGCCCGCCGTCCTGAGCGTGTGATTGAAATCGCGGTTAAAGGCATGCTGCCGAAGGGCCCTCTGGGCCGTGCTATGTTCCGTAAACTGAAAGTTTACGCGGGCAACGAGCACAACCACGCGGCGCAGCAACCGCAAGTTCTGGACATTTAA
- a CDS encoding transcriptional regulator NanR: protein MSTFDEQPAETTETIGHTMRRRPLARKKLSEMVEEELEQMIRRREFAEGEQLPSERELMAFFNVGRPSVREALAALKRKGLVQISNGERARVSRPSADTIIGELSGVAKDFLSRPGGIAHFEQLRMFFESSLVRYAAEFATDEQIARLGKALEMNNQALDDNDLFIRSDIEFHRELAEIPDNPIFMAVHVALLDWLIAARPTVSQVELHAHNNISYQQHIEIYNAIQARDPDAADAALKAHLKSVFASYYPAPRKRMSKKSST, encoded by the coding sequence ATGAGCACATTTGACGAGCAACCCGCTGAGACGACTGAAACCATCGGACATACGATGCGCCGTCGCCCGCTTGCGCGTAAAAAACTCTCGGAAATGGTGGAGGAAGAGCTTGAGCAAATGATTCGCAGACGCGAATTTGCCGAGGGCGAACAACTGCCTTCTGAGCGCGAACTCATGGCTTTTTTCAATGTTGGCCGCCCGTCGGTGCGCGAAGCACTTGCGGCGCTGAAACGAAAGGGGCTGGTACAAATCAGTAACGGGGAGCGCGCCCGCGTTTCACGGCCTTCGGCGGATACCATCATTGGTGAACTCTCTGGCGTGGCGAAAGATTTTCTCTCCCGTCCTGGCGGCATCGCTCATTTTGAGCAACTGCGCATGTTCTTTGAATCAAGTCTGGTTCGTTATGCCGCAGAGTTTGCTACCGATGAACAAATCGCCCGCCTTGGAAAAGCGCTTGAGATGAATAATCAGGCTCTGGATGATAACGATCTGTTTATTCGATCCGATATTGAATTCCACCGTGAACTGGCAGAGATCCCTGATAACCCTATCTTCATGGCGGTGCATGTTGCATTGCTGGACTGGTTGATTGCAGCGCGTCCTACGGTTTCTCAGGTTGAGCTTCATGCTCATAATAATATTAGTTATCAGCAGCATATTGAGATTTATAACGCAATCCAGGCTCGAGATCCTGATGCAGCGGATGCGGCATTGAAGGCTCACCTGAAAAGCGTGTTTGCCTCTTATTACCCGGCTCCTCGTAAACGTATGTCTAAAAAGTCCTCTACATAA
- the sspA gene encoding stringent starvation protein SspA, protein MAVAANKRSVMTLFSGPTDIYSHQVRIVLAEKGVSVEIEHVETDNLPQDLIDLNPNHSVPTLVDRELTLWESRIIMEYLDERFPHPPLMPVYPVARGESRLYMHRIQKDWYSLMHIVMNGSAQEADAARKQLREELLAIAPVFTQKPFFLSDEFSLVDCYLAPLLWRLPQMGIELTGAGSKEMKGYMTRVFERDSFLASLTEPEREMRLQTRG, encoded by the coding sequence ATGGCTGTCGCTGCCAACAAACGTTCGGTGATGACGCTGTTTTCCGGTCCTACTGACATCTATAGCCACCAGGTACGTATCGTACTGGCTGAAAAAGGTGTTAGCGTTGAAATTGAGCATGTGGAAACGGATAACCTGCCTCAGGATCTGATTGACCTCAACCCAAATCACAGCGTACCGACCCTGGTTGACCGCGAACTTACCCTGTGGGAATCCCGCATCATCATGGAATATCTTGATGAGCGTTTCCCGCATCCACCATTAATGCCGGTTTACCCGGTTGCTCGTGGTGAAAGTCGCCTGTACATGCATCGTATCCAGAAAGACTGGTACTCCCTGATGCATATCGTGATGAACGGTTCTGCTCAAGAAGCTGATGCTGCACGCAAGCAATTACGCGAAGAATTGCTGGCAATCGCACCTGTATTTACTCAGAAACCTTTCTTCCTGAGTGATGAGTTCAGCCTGGTAGATTGCTACCTGGCACCGCTGCTGTGGCGTTTGCCGCAAATGGGTATTGAGCTGACAGGCGCAGGTTCTAAAGAGATGAAAGGTTACATGACTCGCGTGTTTGAGCGTGATTCATTCCTGGCTTCTCTCACCGAACCTGAGCGCGAAATGCGTCTGCAGACTCGGGGCTAA
- the sspB gene encoding ClpXP protease specificity-enhancing factor: MDMSQLSPRRPYLLRAFYEWLLDNQLTPHLVVDVTLPGVHVPMEYARDGQIVLNIAPRAVGNLELANNEVRFNARFGGVPRQVFVPMAAVLAIYARENGAGTMFEPEANYDEEGEGHSNVEQLSSDSEMVMQVIDGDRPDHDEDDNGPDDEPPPRGGRPALRVVK; encoded by the coding sequence ATGGATATGTCACAATTGTCACCACGTCGTCCTTATCTGCTCCGTGCTTTTTACGAGTGGCTATTGGACAACCAGCTCACTCCGCATCTGGTGGTGGATGTGACATTACCTGGCGTACATGTCCCGATGGAATATGCACGTGACGGGCAAATTGTTCTGAACATTGCACCGCGTGCAGTAGGAAACCTGGAGTTGGCTAACAACGAAGTGCGCTTCAATGCTCGCTTTGGCGGTGTGCCACGCCAGGTCTTTGTTCCTATGGCCGCGGTTCTGGCTATCTACGCTCGGGAAAATGGTGCAGGTACCATGTTCGAGCCGGAAGCTAACTATGACGAAGAAGGTGAAGGTCATAGCAATGTTGAGCAGTTGTCGTCTGATTCAGAAATGGTGATGCAGGTGATCGATGGCGATCGTCCCGATCACGATGAAGATGACAATGGCCCGGACGACGAACCTCCTCCGCGCGGTGGCCGTCCGGCACTGCGCGTTGTGAAGTAA
- the mdh gene encoding malate dehydrogenase has product MKVAVLGAAGGIGQALALLLKTQLPSGSELSLYDIAPVTPGVAVDLSHIPTDVKIKGFCGEDATPALVGADVVLISAGVARKPGMDRSDLFNVNAGIVKNLVQQIAKTCPKACIGIITNPVNTTVAIAAEVLKKAGVYDKNKLFGVTTLDIIRSNTFVAELKGKQPTDIEVPVIGGHSGVTILPLLSQIPGVSFTEQEVADLTKRIQNAGTEVVEAKAGGGSATLSMGQAAARFGLSLVRALQGESNVVECAYVEGNGEHARFFSQPLLLGKNGIAEHKSYGKLSAFEHQALEGMLDTLKKDITLGEEFVNK; this is encoded by the coding sequence ATGAAAGTTGCAGTCCTCGGCGCAGCAGGCGGAATCGGCCAGGCGCTTGCCCTTCTACTCAAGACCCAACTGCCTTCAGGTTCAGAACTCTCACTGTATGACATTGCACCTGTCACCCCTGGTGTTGCGGTCGATCTAAGTCATATCCCGACCGATGTGAAAATTAAAGGTTTCTGCGGTGAAGACGCGACTCCAGCCCTAGTTGGTGCGGACGTGGTGCTGATCTCTGCGGGTGTAGCACGTAAGCCAGGTATGGACCGTTCTGACCTGTTTAACGTCAACGCGGGTATCGTGAAAAATCTGGTTCAACAGATTGCTAAAACTTGCCCGAAAGCATGTATCGGTATTATCACAAACCCAGTGAATACCACCGTAGCCATTGCTGCTGAAGTGCTGAAAAAAGCGGGTGTGTACGATAAGAACAAACTGTTTGGCGTGACTACGCTGGACATCATCCGCTCCAACACTTTTGTTGCGGAACTGAAAGGCAAACAGCCGACTGATATCGAAGTCCCTGTGATTGGCGGCCACTCTGGCGTGACCATTCTGCCGCTGCTGTCCCAGATTCCTGGCGTGAGCTTCACAGAACAAGAAGTTGCCGATTTGACTAAGCGTATCCAGAATGCGGGTACCGAAGTGGTTGAAGCAAAAGCCGGTGGCGGGTCTGCAACGCTGTCCATGGGTCAGGCTGCTGCACGCTTTGGTCTGTCTCTGGTGCGTGCGCTGCAAGGCGAAAGCAACGTGGTGGAATGTGCCTACGTTGAAGGTAACGGCGAGCACGCTCGTTTCTTCTCTCAGCCGCTGCTGCTGGGCAAAAACGGTATCGCAGAGCATAAATCTTACGGCAAACTGAGTGCGTTCGAGCACCAGGCGCTGGAAGGCATGCTGGATACCCTAAAGAAAGACATTACCCTTGGCGAAGAGTTTGTTAACAAATAA
- the degQ gene encoding serine endoprotease DegQ, giving the protein MKKKTLLLSALAVSVGLTFGVASQVNAALPAQVPGQAALPSLAPMLEKVLPAVVSVQVEGTAAAPSQKIPEEFKKFFGDDMPPSEAQPFEGLGSGVIINAEKGYVLTNNHVINHAEKISVLLNDGREFEAKLIGGDDQSDIALIQIQKASGLTQIAVADSDKLRVGDFAVAVGNPFGLGQTATSGIVSALGRSGLNLEGLENFIQTDASINRGNSGGALLNLNGELIGINTAILAPSGGSVGIGFAIPSNMAQTLAKQLMEFGEIKRGLLGIKGTEMSADIAKAFNLTTQRGAFVSEVLPQSGSAKAGVKAGDVITSLNGKTISSFAELRAKIATTEPGTVVKLGLLRDGKPLEVSVTLDKSTASSANAELIMPALQGATLSDSQLKDGTKGIKLDTVEKGTPAAQAGLHKDDVIIGVNRERVSSIAEMRKVLESKPDVIALHIVRGEESIYLLVR; this is encoded by the coding sequence ATGAAGAAAAAAACACTGTTATTGAGTGCGTTAGCGGTAAGTGTCGGACTCACGTTCGGGGTCGCATCACAGGTAAATGCGGCATTACCCGCGCAAGTTCCGGGACAGGCAGCCTTGCCAAGCCTTGCTCCAATGCTGGAAAAAGTTTTACCTGCGGTGGTCAGCGTGCAGGTAGAAGGAACAGCGGCGGCACCCAGCCAGAAAATCCCCGAAGAGTTTAAAAAATTCTTTGGCGATGACATGCCGCCTTCTGAAGCTCAGCCTTTTGAGGGGTTAGGTTCCGGCGTCATTATTAATGCTGAAAAAGGCTATGTGCTGACCAACAATCACGTCATTAATCATGCCGAGAAAATCAGCGTGCTACTTAATGACGGGCGTGAATTTGAGGCTAAATTAATCGGCGGCGATGACCAAAGTGACATCGCGCTGATTCAAATCCAGAAAGCGAGCGGGCTGACGCAGATCGCCGTAGCGGATTCCGACAAACTGCGCGTTGGCGATTTTGCGGTTGCCGTCGGTAACCCCTTTGGCCTTGGGCAAACGGCAACATCAGGCATCGTATCGGCATTAGGACGCAGTGGGTTAAACCTTGAAGGTCTGGAAAACTTTATTCAGACCGATGCGTCGATTAACCGTGGCAACTCCGGTGGCGCACTGCTGAACCTGAACGGTGAGCTGATCGGTATTAATACGGCCATTCTTGCGCCAAGCGGCGGCAGCGTCGGTATCGGGTTTGCTATTCCAAGTAATATGGCGCAAACCCTGGCGAAGCAGTTGATGGAATTTGGTGAAATCAAACGCGGCTTACTCGGCATTAAAGGCACCGAAATGAGCGCCGATATTGCCAAAGCATTTAATCTCACGACTCAACGCGGCGCATTTGTCAGTGAAGTTCTGCCGCAGTCTGGTTCGGCTAAAGCAGGCGTAAAAGCCGGGGATGTCATCACCAGCCTGAATGGGAAAACCATCAGCAGCTTTGCGGAGCTACGCGCTAAAATCGCGACAACAGAACCGGGCACAGTCGTAAAATTGGGCCTCCTGCGCGACGGTAAACCGTTAGAAGTGAGCGTCACGCTGGATAAAAGCACCGCCTCATCGGCTAATGCAGAATTGATCATGCCAGCCCTGCAAGGGGCAACGCTAAGCGATAGTCAGTTAAAAGATGGCACCAAAGGCATCAAACTTGATACCGTTGAAAAAGGCACGCCCGCCGCACAAGCCGGTTTGCATAAAGATGATGTGATTATTGGCGTAAACCGCGAGCGCGTCTCGAGTATTGCCGAAATGCGTAAAGTGCTGGAAAGCAAACCGGACGTCATTGCCTTGCATATAGTGCGTGGCGAAGAAAGTATCTATCTGTTAGTACGCTAA
- a CDS encoding barstar family protein, with protein MKKYTFDFSQIEDQPGFYRHFIQAFQLEKKQVHDLDSLWDVVVGGVLPLPAEIEFVHLPEMQRRRYGALILLFDEAEEELEGQLRFNVRG; from the coding sequence ATGAAGAAATACACCTTTGATTTTAGTCAGATAGAAGATCAGCCGGGATTCTATCGTCACTTTATCCAGGCTTTTCAACTTGAGAAAAAACAGGTTCACGATCTCGATAGTTTATGGGATGTGGTTGTCGGGGGCGTTTTACCGCTCCCGGCAGAGATTGAGTTTGTTCATCTGCCAGAGATGCAGCGGCGGCGCTATGGGGCTTTGATTTTGCTGTTTGATGAAGCAGAAGAGGAGCTTGAAGGCCAACTACGGTTTAACGTGCGCGGCTAA
- the zapE gene encoding cell division protein ZapE, with protein sequence MQNLSPASRYQQALSEGSYQPDDVQRDAVVKLDAIWQALSQQKPTPVASGGFFGKLFGKRSAFTSQEPVRGLYMWGGVGRGKTWLMDMFFQSLPGDRKLRLHFHRFMLRVHEELAELQGQTDPLELIADRFKSETDILCFDEFFVSDITDAMLLGTLMQALFARGITLVATSNIPPDELYRNGLQRPRFIPAIEAIKRYCEVMNVDAGIDYRLRTLTQAHLWLSPLNDATAQQMEKLYAALAGTVRAGEPVLEINHRSLATLGLANQTLAVDFNTLCVDARSQHDYIALSRLFHTVMLFNVPIMNTRNENEARRFIALVDEFYERHVKLVVSAQVPLFEIYQGERLRFEFQRCLSRLQEMQSEEYLRLSHMP encoded by the coding sequence ATGCAAAATCTCTCCCCTGCATCGCGCTACCAACAAGCCCTGAGCGAGGGCAGCTATCAACCCGATGATGTTCAACGTGACGCTGTAGTCAAGCTGGACGCTATCTGGCAAGCATTAAGCCAGCAAAAACCGACCCCAGTCGCAAGCGGGGGTTTCTTTGGCAAACTCTTTGGTAAGCGTAGCGCTTTCACAAGCCAGGAGCCTGTGCGCGGGCTATACATGTGGGGCGGAGTAGGGCGAGGGAAAACCTGGCTCATGGATATGTTTTTTCAGAGTCTACCTGGCGATCGTAAGCTGCGGCTGCACTTTCACCGATTCATGCTGCGCGTCCATGAAGAACTGGCCGAACTTCAGGGGCAAACCGATCCGCTGGAATTGATTGCTGACCGTTTCAAATCCGAAACCGATATTCTCTGTTTTGATGAATTTTTCGTATCTGATATCACCGATGCAATGCTGCTTGGCACCCTGATGCAGGCCCTGTTTGCACGCGGGATTACACTGGTTGCGACCTCGAACATTCCTCCTGACGAGCTGTACCGCAATGGCTTGCAACGGCCTCGTTTTATCCCGGCCATTGAGGCGATAAAACGCTATTGCGAGGTGATGAATGTCGATGCGGGAATTGATTACCGTTTGAGAACGCTCACTCAGGCACACCTTTGGCTTTCTCCGCTAAATGATGCAACTGCGCAGCAAATGGAAAAACTTTACGCCGCTTTGGCTGGAACCGTGCGGGCAGGGGAACCTGTACTGGAAATCAACCATCGGTCATTAGCCACGCTCGGCCTTGCGAATCAGACATTAGCCGTTGATTTTAATACGTTATGCGTTGATGCCCGCAGCCAGCATGATTACATCGCTTTATCGCGTCTGTTCCATACCGTGATGCTGTTTAATGTGCCGATTATGAACACCCGTAATGAAAACGAAGCTCGTCGCTTCATCGCGCTAGTCGATGAGTTTTACGAGCGCCACGTTAAGCTTGTGGTTTCAGCGCAGGTGCCATTGTTTGAGATTTACCAGGGTGAAAGATTGCGTTTCGAGTTCCAGCGCTGTTTGTCTCGTCTGCAAGAGATGCAAAGTGAAGAGTATTTACGTCTGTCGCATATGCCTTGA
- the rpsI gene encoding 30S ribosomal protein S9 encodes MAENQYYGTGRRKSSAARVFIKPGSGKIVINQRSLEQYFGRETARMVVRQPLELVDMVEKFDLYITVKGGGTSGQAGAIRHGITRALMEYDESLRGELRKAGFVTRDAREVERKKVGLRKARRRPQFSKR; translated from the coding sequence ATGGCTGAAAATCAATACTACGGCACTGGTCGCCGCAAAAGTTCCGCAGCTCGCGTGTTTATCAAACCGGGCAGCGGCAAAATCGTTATCAACCAACGTTCTCTGGAACAGTACTTCGGTCGTGAAACTGCCCGCATGGTAGTTCGTCAGCCGCTGGAACTGGTTGATATGGTTGAGAAATTCGATCTGTACATCACTGTTAAAGGTGGTGGTACTTCTGGTCAGGCTGGTGCGATCCGTCACGGTATCACCCGCGCTCTGATGGAGTACGACGAGTCCCTGCGTGGCGAACTGCGTAAAGCTGGTTTCGTTACTCGTGATGCTCGTGAAGTTGAACGTAAGAAAGTCGGTCTGCGTAAAGCACGTCGTCGTCCTCAGTTCTCCAAACGTTAA
- the degS gene encoding outer membrane-stress sensor serine endopeptidase DegS yields the protein MFLKILRSVVIGLIVAGLLLVALPTLRQKIVPLAPSKFDSADETPLSYNSAVRRAAPAVVNVYNRSVGNNSQNQLEIKTLGSGVIMDERGYIITNKHVINDAEQIIVALQDGRVFEALLVGSDSLTDLAVLKINATNLPVIPINNKRVPHIGDVVMAIGNPYNLGQTITQGIISATGRIGLSPSGRQSFLQTDASINHGNSGGALVNSLGELMGINTLSFDKSNDGETPEGIGFAIPTQLSTKIMDKLIRDGRVIRGYIGIGGREITPLHGPATGIDQIQGIIVNEVSPDGPAAKAGLLVNDVIISVNHKTAISALETMDQVAEIRPGSVIPVEVMRDDKKLTLQVTIQEYPATN from the coding sequence ATGTTTCTGAAGATATTACGCTCGGTGGTGATTGGTCTGATTGTGGCAGGATTGCTATTGGTAGCACTACCAACGCTTCGCCAGAAAATCGTTCCTTTAGCCCCCTCAAAGTTTGACAGTGCCGATGAAACTCCGCTGAGCTATAACTCTGCGGTGCGTCGCGCTGCGCCTGCTGTAGTTAACGTTTACAACCGTAGTGTAGGTAACAACTCACAAAATCAGTTAGAAATTAAAACGCTTGGCTCCGGCGTCATCATGGACGAACGCGGCTACATTATTACCAACAAACACGTGATTAACGATGCCGAGCAGATCATCGTTGCCCTTCAGGATGGCCGTGTTTTTGAAGCGTTACTGGTCGGCTCTGACAGCCTGACCGATTTAGCCGTTCTGAAAATTAACGCAACTAATCTACCGGTAATCCCTATCAATAATAAACGCGTCCCGCATATTGGTGACGTAGTGATGGCTATCGGTAACCCATATAACCTTGGGCAGACCATCACTCAAGGGATTATCAGCGCCACGGGCCGTATCGGCCTGAGCCCATCTGGCCGCCAGTCATTCCTGCAAACGGACGCCTCCATTAACCACGGTAACTCTGGTGGGGCGCTGGTTAACTCGCTGGGCGAGCTAATGGGCATCAATACGTTGTCGTTTGATAAGAGCAACGACGGCGAAACACCGGAAGGTATCGGATTTGCGATCCCTACCCAGCTCTCCACAAAGATTATGGATAAGCTCATTCGTGATGGCCGCGTAATCCGCGGTTATATCGGTATTGGCGGGCGGGAAATCACACCATTACATGGCCCGGCAACCGGGATTGATCAGATTCAGGGGATCATCGTTAACGAAGTTTCTCCGGATGGCCCGGCAGCCAAAGCAGGTCTTCTGGTGAATGACGTGATTATCTCGGTGAATCATAAAACGGCAATTTCAGCGCTGGAAACGATGGATCAGGTTGCAGAAATTCGTCCGGGCTCCGTCATTCCAGTGGAAGTCATGCGTGATGATAAGAAGCTGACGCTGCAAGTCACCATTCAGGAATATCCCGCAACGAACTAA
- the yhcN gene encoding peroxide/acid stress response protein YhcN, with product MNMKSTVVAASLLSMLSFGAFAATSINAEQAQGLQPIGSISVSQVGSAPMDMHQMLNEKAEEKGASSYRITEARSGDQWHATAELYK from the coding sequence ATGAACATGAAATCAACCGTAGTAGCCGCAAGCCTGCTTTCAATGCTGTCATTTGGCGCTTTCGCAGCCACTTCAATCAACGCAGAACAGGCTCAGGGCCTGCAGCCAATCGGCTCAATTTCTGTAAGCCAGGTGGGCAGCGCGCCAATGGATATGCATCAGATGCTGAATGAAAAAGCCGAAGAGAAAGGCGCTTCTTCTTACCGCATCACCGAAGCACGTTCCGGCGACCAATGGCATGCTACTGCTGAGCTGTATAAATAA
- the argR gene encoding transcriptional regulator ArgR, whose translation MRISSKQEELVKAFKALLKEEKFSSQGEIVHALQNDGFENINQSKVSRMLTKFGAVRTRNAKMEMVYCLPAELGVPTTSSPLKNLVLDIDYNDAVVVIHTSPGAAQLIARLLDSLGKAEGILGTIAGDDTIFTTPAKDFTVKELYEAILVLFEQEL comes from the coding sequence ATGCGTATTTCCTCAAAACAAGAAGAATTAGTTAAAGCATTCAAAGCATTATTGAAAGAAGAGAAATTCAGCTCACAAGGCGAGATTGTCCACGCATTGCAAAATGATGGTTTTGAAAACATTAACCAATCCAAAGTTTCTCGTATGCTGACCAAATTTGGTGCGGTGCGTACGCGCAATGCCAAAATGGAGATGGTGTACTGTTTGCCCGCAGAGCTTGGCGTGCCAACAACATCCAGCCCGCTGAAAAATCTGGTGCTGGATATTGATTACAACGATGCGGTCGTCGTTATCCATACCAGCCCGGGTGCGGCGCAGTTAATTGCTCGCCTGCTGGATTCTTTAGGTAAAGCAGAAGGTATTCTTGGCACCATTGCCGGGGATGACACTATCTTTACTACGCCTGCAAAAGACTTCACCGTTAAAGAGTTATATGAAGCTATCCTGGTGTTGTTCGAGCAAGAGCTTTAA
- the yhcN gene encoding peroxide/acid stress response protein YhcN: protein MKTKLSLAALSLFSVISFGANAAAHQVTSEQAQNMQSMGSISVSQVGSSPMDMRHELSQKATEEGASAYRITEARDGDAWHATAELYK, encoded by the coding sequence ATGAAAACTAAATTATCCCTCGCAGCACTGAGCCTTTTTTCCGTTATCTCTTTCGGCGCTAACGCAGCCGCACATCAGGTAACCAGCGAGCAGGCACAAAATATGCAATCTATGGGCAGCATTTCTGTAAGTCAGGTGGGTAGCTCGCCAATGGATATGCGTCATGAATTATCACAGAAAGCGACAGAAGAAGGTGCTTCAGCTTATCGTATTACCGAAGCACGTGACGGCGATGCATGGCACGCCACCGCTGAGCTGTATAAATAA
- the zapG gene encoding Z-ring associated protein ZapG: protein MTWEYALIGLVVGIIIGAVAMRFGNRKLRQQQAMQYEIEKNKAELEEYREELVSHFARSAELLDNMADDYRQLYQHMAKSSSSLLPEMSAEANPFRNRLAESEASNDQAPVQMPRDYSDGASGLLRTERAKRD, encoded by the coding sequence ATGACCTGGGAATATGCGCTAATTGGGTTAGTTGTTGGCATCATCATTGGTGCCGTTGCGATGCGTTTTGGCAACCGCAAGCTGCGTCAGCAGCAGGCAATGCAGTACGAGATCGAGAAAAACAAAGCAGAACTTGAAGAGTACCGTGAAGAATTAGTTAGCCATTTTGCCCGTAGCGCAGAGTTGCTGGACAACATGGCTGATGATTATCGCCAGCTTTATCAACATATGGCGAAGAGCTCCAGCAGCCTGTTGCCAGAAATGTCAGCCGAAGCGAATCCATTCCGCAACCGCCTCGCTGAGTCAGAAGCCAGCAACGATCAGGCACCGGTTCAAATGCCGCGTGACTACTCTGATGGTGCATCCGGTTTGTTACGTACCGAACGCGCAAAACGCGATTAA